The following are from one region of the Paracoccus sp. S3-43 genome:
- the ggt gene encoding gamma-glutamyltransferase has product MRYPALAIALLLGGVAMGQAQQATDAVAPEGATEVPDRADAFGPLTDAARAALTAKAEGRPVSGKDWMVSAAHPLAVQAGAEVLEAGGSAADAMVAVQTVLGLVEPQSSGLGGGAFLVWYDAETGDLTTLDGRETAPLAATPTLFLDDAGQPMEFMDAVVGGRSVGTPGTPALLEAAHRRWGRANWAGLFDDALRLAEEGFAVSPRLADLVAAEGDALQPDPATAAYFFPGGKPVAAGALLKNPAYADTLRRLADQGADGFYRGEVAEGIVAAVRGADNPGLLALGDLAAYRVVERPAVCVEYRAHDVCGMGPPSSGGLTVGQILGMLGGYDLAALGAENPDSWRLIGDASRLAFADRGRFMADSDHVPMPTEGLIDPAYLAERAKLLAGDDSLPEVAPGQPGWSHAALWGQDASLELPSTTHISIVDGQGNALSMTTTIENGFGSRVMAHGFLLNNELTDFSFETHDAEGWPIANALAPGKRPRSSMAPTIVLKDGKPAMVIGSPGGSRIIGYVARAIIAHLDWGMDIQKAVAAPNLVNRFGPMDVEPGLPAALADGLTAIGFEVKQTELTSGLQGIVIGPEGLSGGADPRREGIALGG; this is encoded by the coding sequence ATGAGATATCCGGCACTTGCGATCGCGCTGCTTCTGGGCGGCGTCGCCATGGGCCAGGCCCAGCAGGCGACCGATGCCGTGGCGCCCGAGGGGGCGACCGAGGTGCCCGACCGGGCCGATGCCTTCGGTCCCCTGACCGATGCCGCGCGCGCGGCCCTGACCGCCAAGGCCGAGGGCAGGCCCGTCTCCGGCAAGGACTGGATGGTCAGCGCGGCCCATCCGCTGGCGGTCCAGGCCGGGGCCGAGGTTCTGGAGGCCGGGGGCAGCGCGGCGGATGCGATGGTCGCCGTGCAGACGGTGCTGGGACTGGTGGAACCGCAAAGCTCGGGCCTGGGGGGAGGGGCCTTCCTGGTCTGGTATGACGCGGAAACCGGCGATCTGACCACGCTGGACGGGAGAGAGACCGCGCCCCTGGCCGCGACGCCCACGCTGTTTCTGGACGATGCCGGACAGCCGATGGAATTCATGGATGCCGTGGTCGGCGGCCGTTCGGTCGGCACCCCCGGCACCCCCGCCCTGCTGGAGGCCGCGCATCGCAGATGGGGCCGGGCGAATTGGGCGGGTCTGTTCGACGACGCCCTGCGGCTGGCCGAGGAAGGCTTCGCCGTCTCGCCCCGCCTGGCCGATCTGGTCGCGGCCGAGGGTGACGCCCTGCAACCTGACCCGGCAACGGCGGCCTATTTCTTTCCCGGCGGAAAGCCGGTCGCGGCAGGGGCATTGCTGAAAAACCCGGCCTATGCCGACACGCTGCGCAGGTTGGCGGACCAAGGCGCCGACGGGTTCTATCGGGGCGAGGTCGCCGAGGGCATCGTCGCCGCCGTGCGGGGCGCGGACAATCCCGGCCTGCTGGCCCTGGGCGATCTGGCCGCCTATCGCGTGGTCGAACGCCCCGCCGTCTGCGTGGAATACCGCGCCCACGATGTCTGCGGCATGGGGCCGCCCTCGTCCGGGGGGCTGACCGTGGGGCAGATCCTGGGGATGCTGGGCGGGTACGATCTGGCGGCACTGGGGGCGGAAAACCCGGACAGCTGGCGGCTGATCGGCGACGCCTCGCGGCTGGCCTTTGCCGACCGGGGCCGCTTCATGGCCGACAGCGACCATGTGCCGATGCCGACCGAGGGGCTGATCGATCCCGCCTATCTGGCCGAACGGGCCAAGCTGCTGGCGGGCGACGACAGCCTGCCCGAGGTCGCGCCGGGCCAGCCCGGCTGGTCCCACGCGGCGCTGTGGGGGCAGGACGCGTCGCTGGAACTGCCCTCGACCACGCATATCTCGATCGTAGACGGGCAGGGCAATGCGCTGTCGATGACCACCACCATCGAGAACGGCTTCGGGTCGCGGGTGATGGCGCATGGCTTCCTGCTGAACAACGAACTGACCGATTTCAGCTTCGAGACCCATGACGCCGAGGGCTGGCCCATCGCCAATGCGCTGGCGCCCGGCAAGCGGCCCCGGTCGTCCATGGCGCCGACCATCGTGCTGAAGGATGGCAAGCCCGCGATGGTGATCGGATCGCCGGGCGGCAGCCGGATCATCGGCTATGTCGCGCGGGCGATCATCGCCCATCTGGATTGGGGCATGGACATCCAGAAAGCCGTGGCCGCGCCCAATCTCGTGAACCGCTTCGGTCCCATGGATGTCGAACCGGGGCTGCCCGCCGCCTTGGCCGATGGGCTGACCGCCATCGGGTTCGAGGTGAAGCAGACCGAACTGACCTCGGGCCTGCAAGGCATCGTGATCGGTCCCGAGGGCCTGTCGGGCGGCGCCGATCCCCGGCGGGAAGGCATCGCCCTGGGCGGCTGA
- a CDS encoding AAA family ATPase: MQIIACYSNKGGVGKTATAVNLAYAFAASGRRTLLCDLDPQGASGFYFRVNPSKKLVDAQFFEDDERFIKAIRGSDYDNLDILPANMSFRDFDVFLSRMKNGQSRLKKALKAVKSDYDVVVLDCPPNISMLSENVFHAADAVVVPVIPTTLSRRTFEQLLEFFQAADLPETRIHAFFSMVQNIKSLHGETIAEMTEAHPGRFTQTTIPFASDIERMGLTRAPVLATAPGSRAGKAYQALFEEILGRTQT; the protein is encoded by the coding sequence ATGCAGATCATCGCCTGTTATTCCAACAAGGGCGGCGTCGGCAAGACCGCGACGGCGGTGAACCTGGCCTATGCCTTTGCCGCCTCAGGACGCCGGACCTTGCTGTGCGACCTCGATCCGCAAGGCGCGTCGGGATTCTATTTCCGTGTGAATCCCTCGAAGAAGCTGGTCGATGCGCAGTTCTTCGAGGATGACGAACGCTTCATCAAGGCGATCCGGGGCAGCGATTATGACAATCTCGACATCCTGCCCGCCAATATGAGCTTTCGCGATTTCGATGTGTTCCTGTCGCGGATGAAGAACGGCCAGTCGCGCCTGAAAAAGGCGCTGAAGGCGGTCAAGTCCGACTATGACGTGGTGGTGCTGGATTGTCCGCCGAACATCTCGATGCTGTCGGAGAATGTCTTCCATGCGGCGGATGCCGTGGTCGTGCCGGTGATCCCGACCACCCTGTCGCGACGCACCTTCGAGCAATTGCTGGAGTTCTTCCAGGCCGCGGACCTGCCCGAGACGAGGATCCACGCGTTCTTTTCCATGGTGCAGAACATCAAGAGCCTGCATGGCGAGACGATCGCCGAGATGACAGAGGCGCATCCCGGACGCTTCACACAGACGACGATCCCCTTCGCCTCCGACATCGAGCGCATGGGGTTGACCCGCGCCCCGGTTCTGGCAACCGCACCAGGCAGCAGGGCCGGCAAGGCCTATCAGGCCCTGTTCGAGGAGATCTTGGGGCGGACGCAGACATGA
- a CDS encoding IS481 family transposase, with protein MGQVRHGSATTTHAVRAAIQRSQASLATLSRELGINPKTVAKWRKRATVDDLKTGPKEPRSTVLTEAEEAAIVAFRLHTLLPLDDCLYALQPSIPHLTRSALHRCLQRHGISRLPDVEGDKPKRSKFKRYPIGFFHIDIAEVQTAEGKLYLFVGIDRTSKFAVTQLVDKADRKTAWEFLQHMLEAVPYQVHTILTDNGIQFAEQPRNRNTIYSRPMRFDMICEANGIEHRLTKPNHPWTNGQVERMNRTIKDATVKRFHYTSHDELRTHLADFMAAYNFARRLKTLGGLTPYEYICKIWTSEPDRFILNPIHQMPGLNT; from the coding sequence ATGGGCCAGGTTCGTCACGGGAGCGCCACGACCACGCACGCCGTCAGAGCTGCAATACAACGATCGCAAGCTTCGCTCGCGACGCTGAGCCGGGAGCTCGGCATTAACCCCAAGACAGTGGCGAAGTGGCGCAAGCGAGCGACGGTCGATGATCTCAAGACAGGGCCGAAGGAGCCACGCTCCACGGTTTTGACAGAAGCCGAGGAGGCGGCCATCGTCGCGTTCAGGCTGCACACGCTTTTGCCGCTGGACGACTGCCTCTATGCCCTGCAGCCATCAATTCCACACCTGACACGCTCAGCGCTGCATCGGTGCCTTCAGCGCCACGGCATCTCTCGACTGCCCGACGTGGAAGGCGACAAGCCGAAACGGTCGAAGTTCAAGCGCTACCCTATCGGCTTCTTTCATATCGACATCGCCGAGGTGCAGACTGCTGAAGGCAAGCTTTACCTGTTCGTCGGCATTGACCGCACGAGCAAGTTTGCCGTGACCCAGCTCGTCGACAAGGCGGACAGGAAGACAGCTTGGGAGTTCCTGCAGCACATGCTCGAAGCCGTGCCCTATCAGGTCCATACCATCCTCACCGACAACGGTATTCAGTTCGCCGAGCAGCCTCGGAACCGGAACACCATCTATTCCAGACCTATGCGCTTTGACATGATCTGCGAGGCCAACGGCATTGAGCACCGCCTGACGAAGCCCAACCACCCGTGGACCAACGGTCAGGTCGAGCGGATGAACCGCACGATCAAGGACGCCACCGTCAAACGCTTTCACTACACCAGCCACGACGAGCTCCGCACGCATCTCGCCGACTTCATGGCAGCCTACAACTTCGCGCGTAGGCTCAAGACCCTCGGCGGCCTCACGCCCTACGAATACATCTGCAAGATCTGGACATCAGAGCCAGACAGATTCATCCTAAACCCGATCCACCAGATGCCGGGACTGAACACCTAG
- a CDS encoding PRC-barrel domain-containing protein — MTKLLASTALVAMLASPMMAQTATDATTAPATDATTTAAPADAAATTPPAAEGTTTAAADDGFGYTAMAGDMSAETFIGKRLYSSETEVDVGATYTEVDQNWNDIGEISDLVLSEDGQVKAVLVDIGGFLGLGERTVAVAMDDLRTIRDGDSENEYFIVFTANRAALESAPEFAWADE; from the coding sequence ATGACCAAGCTGCTTGCTTCCACCGCCCTTGTCGCCATGCTCGCCTCGCCCATGATGGCGCAGACGGCGACCGACGCCACCACCGCCCCCGCCACGGACGCCACCACGACCGCAGCCCCCGCCGACGCCGCTGCGACCACCCCGCCTGCCGCGGAGGGGACGACAACCGCGGCCGCGGATGATGGCTTCGGCTATACCGCCATGGCGGGCGATATGTCGGCCGAGACCTTTATCGGCAAGCGCCTCTACAGCTCGGAAACCGAGGTGGACGTGGGCGCGACCTATACCGAGGTCGACCAGAACTGGAACGACATCGGCGAGATCAGCGACCTGGTGCTGAGCGAGGACGGTCAGGTCAAGGCCGTGCTGGTCGATATCGGCGGCTTCCTGGGGCTGGGCGAACGGACCGTGGCGGTGGCCATGGACGACCTGCGCACCATCCGCGACGGCGATTCCGAGAACGAATATTTCATCGTCTTCACCGCCAACCGCGCGGCCCTGGAAAGCGCCCCGGAATTCGCCTGGGCCGACGAATAA
- a CDS encoding metal-sulfur cluster assembly factor — MADLQDRVRDRLRTVLDPETGRDLLAMGMIYGIQTEGGHVGVQMTTTTRGCPLADFLRLGVETALQSVEGATSVDVRLVWEPAWTPDRMETL; from the coding sequence ATGGCCGACTTGCAGGATCGGGTCCGCGACAGGCTGCGGACCGTGCTGGACCCGGAAACCGGCCGCGATCTGCTGGCCATGGGCATGATCTATGGCATCCAGACCGAGGGCGGTCATGTCGGGGTGCAGATGACGACCACCACGCGCGGCTGCCCGCTGGCGGATTTCCTGCGCCTGGGGGTGGAAACGGCGCTGCAATCGGTGGAGGGCGCGACCTCGGTCGATGTGCGGCTGGTCTGGGAACCGGCCTGGACGCCGGACCGGATGGAGACGCTGTGA
- the nirK gene encoding copper-containing nitrite reductase translates to MTTLSVSRRTILAGAAIAGALSQVRIAAAETAEAAKVLTPAAATDVNSLPRVKVDLVDPPFVHAHEQVATGGPKVVEFEMTIIEKKIKLDDSGAEYWASTFNGTVPGPLMVVHEGDYVELTLINPDTNELMHNIDFHSSTGALGGGALTQVNPGERCVLRWKATKPGVFVYHCAPPGMVAWHVVSGMNGAVMVLPRDGLKDRNGKLVSYDKVYYVGEQDFYVPRDEAGNWKTYDSPGESYEDVVAVMKTLTPTHVVFNGAVGALTGDNAMTANVGETVAFVHSQANRDTRPHLIGGHGNYVWATGKFNNPPEEGLETWFIPGGTAGLMIYTFEQPGVYAYVNHNLIEAFELGAAAHVVVKGDWNDDLMTQVLAPAAV, encoded by the coding sequence ATGACCACCCTGTCCGTCAGTCGTCGCACGATCCTTGCAGGCGCAGCCATCGCGGGCGCGCTGAGCCAGGTCCGCATCGCCGCCGCCGAAACCGCCGAGGCCGCCAAGGTGCTGACCCCGGCTGCCGCCACCGACGTGAACAGCCTGCCGCGCGTCAAGGTGGATCTGGTCGATCCGCCCTTCGTCCACGCCCATGAACAGGTCGCGACCGGCGGCCCGAAGGTCGTCGAATTCGAGATGACCATCATCGAGAAGAAGATCAAGCTGGACGACAGCGGCGCGGAATACTGGGCCTCGACCTTCAACGGCACCGTGCCGGGACCGCTGATGGTGGTCCACGAGGGCGATTATGTCGAACTGACCCTGATCAACCCCGACACCAACGAGCTGATGCACAACATCGACTTCCACAGCTCGACCGGGGCGCTCGGCGGCGGGGCGCTGACCCAGGTGAACCCCGGCGAACGCTGCGTGCTGCGCTGGAAGGCCACGAAACCCGGCGTCTTCGTGTATCACTGCGCCCCTCCGGGCATGGTGGCCTGGCACGTCGTGTCGGGGATGAACGGCGCGGTGATGGTGCTGCCGCGCGACGGGCTGAAGGACCGCAACGGCAAGCTGGTCAGCTATGACAAGGTCTATTACGTCGGCGAACAGGACTTCTATGTCCCGCGCGACGAGGCGGGCAACTGGAAGACCTATGACAGCCCCGGCGAAAGCTACGAGGATGTCGTGGCGGTCATGAAGACCCTGACGCCCACGCATGTGGTCTTCAACGGGGCGGTGGGGGCGCTGACCGGCGACAACGCGATGACCGCCAATGTCGGCGAGACGGTGGCCTTCGTCCACAGCCAGGCCAACCGCGACACCCGGCCCCACCTGATCGGCGGGCACGGCAACTATGTCTGGGCGACCGGCAAGTTCAACAACCCGCCCGAGGAGGGCCTGGAAACCTGGTTCATTCCGGGCGGCACGGCGGGGCTGATGATCTATACCTTCGAACAGCCCGGCGTCTATGCCTATGTGAACCACAACCTGATCGAGGCTTTCGAGCTTGGCGCCGCCGCCCATGTCGTCGTCAAGGGCGACTGGAACGACGACCTGATGACGCAGGTTCTGGCCCCGGCCGCCGTCTGA
- a CDS encoding NnrS family protein, with product MSDAKRPRIPRGLRADGAALWSYGFRPFFLGGALWAVAAMALWIAALIHGLPLGGDYGPALWHAHEMVFGFAPAVLAGFLLTAIPNWTGSLPVSGRALIGLFSVWAAGRAAMAAAALTGPWAAAAIDAAFLPLLLAMAAREIVAGRKWNDLKVLGGVTAVMAGNLGFHGAVLLGGDPGLWLRAAVAGYVMLVLIIGGRIIPSFTRNWLNRQGAAAMPVPYNRFDMGVIAASALALAAWTLAPGSRATALAGAGAALLNAARMARWRGWATTAEPLLWVLHLAYGFVPLGFLAVAGSVAGVVQPVSALHVLTVGVIGAMMLAVMTRATRGHTGRALTASRLTTLSYLFLFAAALARPLADLAGSAGLMEAAGILWILAFGLFVAEHAPMLARQRRQPGGMQAA from the coding sequence ATGTCTGATGCGAAACGTCCCCGAATCCCCCGCGGCCTGCGCGCCGACGGCGCCGCGCTGTGGTCCTATGGCTTCCGGCCGTTCTTCCTGGGCGGCGCGCTGTGGGCGGTGGCCGCCATGGCGCTGTGGATCGCCGCGCTGATCCACGGCCTGCCGCTGGGCGGCGATTACGGCCCGGCGCTGTGGCACGCGCACGAGATGGTCTTCGGCTTCGCCCCGGCGGTGCTGGCGGGGTTCCTGCTGACCGCGATCCCCAACTGGACCGGCAGCCTGCCGGTGTCGGGCCGCGCGCTGATCGGGCTGTTTTCGGTCTGGGCGGCGGGCCGGGCGGCGATGGCGGCCGCCGCGCTGACCGGCCCCTGGGCGGCGGCCGCGATCGACGCCGCCTTCCTGCCCCTGCTGCTGGCCATGGCGGCACGGGAAATCGTCGCCGGGCGCAAGTGGAACGACCTCAAGGTGCTGGGCGGGGTGACGGCGGTCATGGCGGGAAACCTGGGCTTTCACGGCGCGGTGCTGCTGGGCGGCGATCCGGGCCTTTGGCTGCGGGCGGCGGTGGCGGGCTATGTGATGCTGGTGCTGATCATCGGCGGGCGCATCATCCCCAGCTTTACCCGCAACTGGCTGAACCGGCAGGGGGCGGCGGCGATGCCGGTTCCCTATAACCGCTTCGACATGGGGGTGATCGCGGCATCCGCCCTGGCGCTTGCCGCCTGGACCCTGGCGCCCGGATCGCGCGCCACCGCCCTGGCCGGCGCCGGGGCGGCGCTGCTGAACGCCGCCCGGATGGCCCGCTGGCGCGGCTGGGCCACCACGGCAGAGCCGCTGCTGTGGGTGCTGCACCTGGCCTATGGCTTCGTGCCGCTGGGGTTCCTGGCCGTCGCGGGTTCGGTCGCGGGCGTCGTTCAGCCGGTCTCGGCGCTGCATGTGCTGACGGTGGGCGTGATCGGGGCGATGATGCTGGCGGTGATGACGCGGGCCACGCGAGGCCATACCGGGCGGGCGCTGACGGCATCGCGACTGACCACGCTGTCCTATCTGTTCCTGTTCGCGGCGGCCCTGGCGCGGCCGCTGGCGGATCTGGCCGGATCGGCCGGGCTGATGGAGGCAGCGGGGATCCTGTGGATCCTGGCCTTCGGACTGTTCGTGGCGGAACATGCGCCGATGCTGGCGCGGCAACGTCGCCAGCCGGGCGGGATGCAGGCGGCCTAG
- a CDS encoding CYTH domain-containing protein, with protein MSARPILQGYLTAATDSVEIRLRREGDDYSLTLKTDGGLTREEREIALGVMEFETVWPATKGRRVEKMRHRGTLPGGRDFEMDVFSGHLAPLMLVEVEFPSEEAALSFVPPAWFGKDVTEDKRYKNKTLARSAP; from the coding sequence TTGTCCGCCAGGCCGATCCTCCAAGGCTACCTGACCGCCGCCACGGATTCGGTCGAGATCCGGCTGCGGCGCGAGGGCGACGATTACTCGCTGACTCTGAAAACGGATGGCGGCCTGACCCGCGAGGAACGGGAGATCGCCTTGGGGGTGATGGAGTTCGAAACCGTCTGGCCCGCGACCAAAGGCCGGCGGGTCGAGAAAATGCGCCATCGCGGAACCCTGCCGGGCGGGCGGGACTTCGAGATGGACGTCTTTTCCGGGCATCTGGCGCCGCTGATGCTGGTCGAGGTGGAGTTTCCCTCGGAAGAGGCCGCCCTTTCTTTCGTCCCGCCGGCATGGTTCGGCAAGGACGTGACCGAGGACAAGCGCTACAAGAACAAGACACTTGCACGCTCCGCCCCCTGA
- a CDS encoding LacI family DNA-binding transcriptional regulator — MAENRAPRKRRKIQGVTMMDVARHAGVSPSTVSLFLRRPESVSSSAGETIQTAIRQLNYVPNLIAGGLAAASSRVVGVVVPSVRNAFFAETVAALQHELGRARLQMLLGHTEYHPATEEELVRATLSWAPAAIVVTGLHHSATTERMLQAAKIPVVQIWELGGSAPIDLAVGFHHDQVGAAAARHLVSRGYRSLVYLSGRTHQDKRAAQRAEGFLATARELGVPVRHLTHPAAATTELGGILFTQALEETKGQQRVGIGCSNDSIALGVVFEAQRRGKKIPDEYAVIGFGDLGFAASCNPALSTIRPAGDLIGSEAARLIIEQLNTTDPKRNIVIDTGFSVMHRQST; from the coding sequence ATGGCTGAGAACCGCGCGCCGAGAAAGCGGCGCAAGATTCAAGGCGTGACGATGATGGATGTCGCAAGACATGCCGGCGTCTCGCCCTCGACGGTTTCGCTGTTCCTGCGCCGCCCCGAATCCGTATCCTCCAGCGCTGGAGAGACGATTCAAACCGCAATCAGGCAGTTGAACTATGTTCCCAACCTGATCGCCGGCGGACTCGCGGCCGCTTCGTCTCGCGTGGTTGGCGTGGTCGTGCCATCGGTCAGGAACGCGTTCTTTGCCGAAACCGTCGCAGCGCTTCAGCACGAATTAGGTCGCGCCAGATTGCAGATGCTCTTGGGACATACTGAATACCACCCGGCCACCGAAGAGGAACTGGTTCGCGCCACCCTGTCGTGGGCGCCCGCCGCCATCGTGGTCACCGGGCTGCATCACAGCGCTACGACAGAACGAATGCTACAGGCCGCCAAAATTCCGGTTGTCCAGATCTGGGAACTGGGAGGCTCGGCTCCGATCGATCTTGCGGTGGGGTTTCATCATGATCAGGTCGGCGCCGCCGCCGCACGGCATCTGGTGTCCCGCGGATATCGTTCGCTTGTGTATCTCAGCGGTCGCACCCACCAGGACAAGCGTGCGGCACAGCGGGCCGAGGGATTCCTGGCCACCGCACGCGAACTGGGCGTCCCGGTCCGCCATCTGACCCATCCCGCCGCCGCGACCACGGAATTGGGCGGCATCCTCTTCACCCAGGCACTTGAGGAAACGAAAGGCCAGCAAAGGGTGGGGATCGGCTGCTCCAACGACTCGATCGCCCTGGGGGTGGTTTTCGAGGCGCAGCGGCGTGGCAAGAAAATCCCCGATGAATACGCCGTCATCGGGTTCGGAGACCTGGGCTTTGCCGCATCCTGCAATCCGGCCCTCTCGACCATCCGCCCTGCCGGCGATTTGATCGGAAGCGAGGCCGCGCGCCTGATCATTGAGCAGCTCAATACGACTGATCCCAAGCGCAACATCGTCATTGATACCGGGTTCAGTGTAATGCATCGGCAAAGCACATAG
- a CDS encoding DUF2249 domain-containing protein codes for MTAPAPHRLDVRPSLARGQDPFAQIMQAVDGLQPGQPLLLIAPFRPVPLFNVMANRGFSASDRQLPDGGWQVEFTPVAGETVEDGLAPGSAPGAALWPDPVRTLELSGLMPPEPMVRILETIDRMAPGEVLFATLDREPMFLFPELAMRHHEWAGNFAADGATYRLLVRRGN; via the coding sequence ATGACAGCCCCCGCCCCGCATCGGCTTGATGTCCGCCCCTCGCTTGCGCGGGGGCAGGATCCCTTTGCCCAGATCATGCAGGCCGTGGACGGTTTGCAGCCGGGTCAGCCGCTGCTGCTGATCGCGCCGTTCCGCCCCGTGCCCCTGTTCAACGTGATGGCCAATCGCGGCTTCTCGGCCAGCGACCGGCAATTGCCCGATGGCGGCTGGCAGGTGGAATTCACCCCCGTCGCCGGCGAGACGGTCGAGGACGGGCTGGCCCCCGGATCCGCGCCCGGCGCCGCGCTGTGGCCCGATCCGGTCCGCACGCTGGAACTGTCGGGGCTGATGCCGCCCGAGCCGATGGTCCGCATCCTGGAAACCATCGACCGCATGGCGCCGGGCGAGGTGCTGTTCGCCACGCTGGACCGCGAGCCGATGTTCCTGTTCCCCGAACTGGCGATGCGCCATCACGAATGGGCGGGCAATTTCGCGGCCGACGGGGCGACCTATCGGCTGCTGGTGCGGCGCGGGAACTGA
- a CDS encoding ATP-binding cassette domain-containing protein, producing the protein MGAVSFRKLGKSYGALRIVEDIDLEIADGEFVVLVGPSGCGKSTTLRMLAGLESITSGEVRIGDTMVNDLQPRERDIAMVFQDYVLYPHKTVRDNLGFSLKVRGVERSEAVRLIDEAATMLGISHLLDRRPGQLSGGQRQRVAMGWAIVRRPQVFLFDEPLSNLDAQLRGQVRTEIKKLHQALKTTIIYVTHDQVEAMTLADRIVILRGGIIEQVGTPDEVYNTPTNVFVGSFIGAPAMNFVRGRMQGGVAHWLLKTALTCARAAPTGCLMSRSEMGADMSVILLIRRCWPFWWTGQPKVRSRIDLLWACRDLHPDDHRHLSIEGPSQDVAHDVMLSTGWRMLSHPPLVRTGRVADATASAIPRVAPWPPSAQTGPIMKGRRE; encoded by the coding sequence ATGGGAGCGGTCAGTTTCCGCAAGCTTGGCAAGAGCTATGGCGCACTACGCATCGTGGAGGATATCGACCTTGAGATCGCCGACGGTGAGTTTGTCGTGCTGGTCGGCCCTTCAGGTTGCGGCAAGTCGACGACATTGCGGATGCTGGCCGGGCTGGAATCCATTACCTCGGGCGAGGTCCGTATCGGCGACACCATGGTCAACGACCTGCAGCCGCGCGAACGCGACATCGCCATGGTGTTCCAGGATTATGTGCTTTATCCGCACAAGACCGTTCGCGACAATCTCGGCTTCAGCCTGAAGGTGCGTGGTGTCGAGCGGAGCGAGGCCGTCCGTCTCATCGACGAAGCGGCGACGATGCTGGGCATCTCGCATCTATTGGACCGTCGCCCCGGCCAATTGTCCGGCGGCCAGCGCCAGCGTGTCGCCATGGGCTGGGCGATCGTGCGCCGACCGCAGGTCTTTCTGTTCGATGAACCGCTGTCGAATCTCGACGCTCAGCTCCGTGGCCAGGTGAGGACCGAGATCAAGAAGCTGCACCAGGCGTTGAAGACGACAATCATCTACGTGACGCATGACCAGGTCGAGGCGATGACCCTGGCCGACCGCATCGTGATCCTGCGCGGTGGTATCATCGAACAAGTCGGCACCCCGGATGAGGTCTACAACACGCCGACCAATGTCTTTGTCGGCAGCTTCATCGGCGCGCCGGCAATGAATTTCGTGCGCGGCCGGATGCAGGGCGGCGTGGCGCATTGGCTTTTGAAAACAGCTCTAACTTGCGCACGCGCGGCGCCGACCGGCTGCTTGATGAGCCGATCTGAAATGGGCGCGGACATGTCGGTGATCCTGCTGATCCGGCGGTGCTGGCCTTTCTGGTGGACCGGCCAGCCGAAGGTGCGGTCCCGCATCGACCTGCTGTGGGCATGTCGCGATCTTCATCCTGACGATCATCGGCATCTGTCGATTGAGGGTCCAAGTCAGGATGTGGCCCATGACGTGATGCTTTCGACCGGATGGAGGATGCTGTCGCATCCGCCGCTGGTCAGGACGGGGCGGGTGGCGGATGCGACAGCATCGGCCATCCCGCGGGTTGCGCCATGGCCCCCGAGCGCGCAGACTGGTCCTATCATGAAGGGGAGGCGGGAATGA
- a CDS encoding NAD-binding protein — protein sequence MFSGDISPEFGLALVSKDLNLALACGARLDVPVGLGAAASQVYALSRADGFGSDDWSAVIDTLRLKAALSGKEFGGHESC from the coding sequence ATCTTCAGCGGCGATATCTCGCCCGAGTTCGGCCTCGCGCTGGTGTCGAAGGATCTGAACCTCGCCTTGGCCTGTGGCGCGAGGTTGGATGTTCCCGTGGGCCTGGGTGCGGCCGCCTCGCAGGTCTATGCGCTGTCCCGGGCGGACGGCTTCGGGTCGGACGACTGGTCTGCCGTAATCGACACCCTCAGGCTCAAGGCTGCGTTGTCAGGCAAGGAGTTCGGCGGCCATGAGAGTTGTTGA